One part of the Sphingobium yanoikuyae genome encodes these proteins:
- a CDS encoding FecR family protein, with the protein MTQDGDDPFDIAAAHWARLQSGTATSAERAAIAAWCDAAPAHRAAMDAVERGWDVAGAAEQDDAMAAMLAQMQARQTEASAPSTSRRPWRAALLAASLTALLAVPATLWFTSRPAEHPVPPALSGEQVAQATGTRLFSPAGRRRNIQLPDGSRVILDADSAIRFAFSADKRAVALESGRAYFAVQKDKSRPFSVSAGKLTATAVGTAFDVSRLSGREQVTTTEGLVRVVTAAATHNGSRATLLPAGMRLTQKDQSVSVDPVDVTRESAWRDGRIVFTGRCLSDVAAEMNRYGSGRLEVKEDAAHIAISGVFDIDNADGLAEALEQQGLVHVARNADRIVLTRGDQIIPGDCAVRG; encoded by the coding sequence ATGACCCAGGACGGGGACGACCCCTTCGACATCGCCGCCGCCCATTGGGCGCGGTTGCAGTCCGGCACGGCGACATCCGCCGAGCGGGCGGCGATTGCCGCCTGGTGCGACGCGGCCCCGGCGCATCGCGCGGCCATGGACGCGGTCGAGCGCGGCTGGGACGTCGCCGGCGCTGCGGAGCAGGATGATGCGATGGCGGCGATGCTCGCCCAGATGCAGGCGCGCCAGACCGAAGCTTCCGCCCCCTCGACCAGCCGCCGCCCGTGGCGCGCGGCCTTGCTGGCAGCCTCGCTGACCGCGCTGCTGGCGGTGCCGGCAACGCTCTGGTTCACCAGCCGCCCTGCCGAGCATCCCGTGCCGCCCGCCCTGTCCGGCGAACAGGTGGCACAGGCGACGGGCACGCGCCTGTTCAGCCCCGCCGGCCGCCGCCGTAATATCCAGTTGCCCGACGGATCGCGCGTGATCCTGGACGCCGACAGTGCGATCCGCTTTGCCTTCTCTGCCGACAAGCGGGCGGTCGCGCTGGAATCGGGGCGCGCCTATTTCGCCGTCCAGAAGGACAAGAGCCGCCCCTTCAGCGTGTCGGCCGGCAAGCTGACCGCCACGGCAGTCGGCACCGCCTTCGACGTGTCGCGCCTGTCGGGCCGGGAACAGGTCACCACGACCGAGGGGCTTGTCCGCGTCGTGACGGCTGCGGCAACCCACAATGGCAGCCGCGCCACCCTGCTGCCCGCCGGCATGCGGCTGACGCAGAAGGATCAGAGCGTTTCGGTCGACCCGGTCGACGTGACCCGCGAAAGCGCCTGGCGCGACGGGCGCATCGTCTTCACCGGTCGCTGCCTGTCCGATGTCGCGGCGGAAATGAACCGCTATGGCTCGGGCCGGCTGGAGGTGAAGGAGGATGCCGCGCATATCGCCATCAGCGGCGTGTTCGACATCGACAATGCCGATGGTCTGGCCGAAGCGCTGGAGCAACAGGGCCTTGTGCATGTAGCACGTAACGCCGACCGGATCGTCCTGACCCGCGGCGATCAGATCATCCCCGGCGACTGCGCCGTCCGGGGATGA
- a CDS encoding M14 family metallopeptidase → MKPHWLFLSGALLLQAVPAVARTSTPTPPERFFKQPPGTDYYLANYSEYEAYLQKLATQSDRMKLVDIGKSAEGRSQWMAIVSSPANLAKLDEYRTIAEKLARAHGVDEAQARTLAAQGKAVVWIDAGMHATETVTSQGQIQVLYRMLTQSDPETMRMLDDCIILFAHDNPDGMELVANWYMRSADPKKREMATLPRLYQKYIGHDNNRDSFMAAMPETENVNRVLFRQWYPQIVYNQHQTGPEGMVVFVPPFRDPFNFNYDPIVMAQLNEVGFAMHSRLISEGKAGSGTRSAAPYSTWHNGMERSVAYFHNSIGLLTEIIGGPTPAKIPLVPSTQLPRGDEMMPIGPRDWHLQDSLDYQWTLDRAVIDYASRNRERLLFNIWKMGANSIEKGSRDSWTITPSKVDRLANAKALDEGRGPKKVDPGLYKTMLQAPAERDPRAYIIPADQRDMPTAIAFLNALIKNGVEVERADAPFQAGGKSYAAGSYIVRTDQAYRPHVIDMFEPQDHPHDTDFPGGPPKAPYDITGYTLAYQMGIGFDRLLDGLDQHFTPVPDLLAPPPGRIVGQGKAGWIVGHESNNSFILTNRLLKAGVRPAWLKQAVSADGEAMQAGAIWIPASAGAQKIVGDAVTELGLTAHALDAAPQGERIALKPLRIGLVDRYGGNIPTGWTRFLLEKFEFPFAPVYAKRLDAANLAKDYDVLLFADGALPPSGAWGTARAGKQPDVKDTPAEFVPMLGDLTDAKTVPAVADFARNGGAVVAIGNSARFIDLLGTPLKPALAREVEGAMKPLDTKSFFIPGSILRARVDNRQPLAYGLPDQVDMFFNRSQTFVTANATPYGQVSWFEGRDLLRSGWAVGQEKLAGTIAVADVDVGKGKLLVMGPEVAQRAQSYGTFKFLFNALLYGAADRK, encoded by the coding sequence ATGAAACCCCATTGGCTTTTCCTGTCGGGCGCACTGCTGTTGCAGGCCGTGCCTGCCGTGGCCCGGACCAGCACGCCGACCCCGCCCGAACGCTTCTTCAAGCAGCCGCCGGGGACCGACTATTATCTCGCCAATTACAGCGAATATGAGGCCTATCTCCAGAAGCTGGCGACCCAAAGCGACCGGATGAAGCTGGTCGACATCGGCAAGAGCGCGGAAGGGCGCAGCCAGTGGATGGCGATCGTCTCCTCGCCCGCGAACCTCGCCAAGCTGGACGAGTATCGCACGATTGCCGAGAAGCTGGCCCGCGCCCATGGCGTGGACGAGGCGCAGGCGCGCACGCTGGCGGCGCAGGGCAAGGCGGTGGTCTGGATCGACGCGGGCATGCACGCGACCGAGACGGTGACGTCGCAGGGGCAGATCCAGGTGCTTTACCGGATGCTGACCCAGTCGGACCCGGAAACGATGCGCATGCTGGACGACTGCATCATCCTGTTCGCGCATGACAATCCCGACGGCATGGAACTGGTCGCCAACTGGTATATGCGCTCGGCCGATCCCAAGAAGCGCGAGATGGCGACACTGCCGCGCCTCTACCAGAAATATATCGGCCACGATAATAACCGCGACAGCTTCATGGCGGCGATGCCCGAGACCGAGAATGTCAATCGGGTGCTGTTCCGCCAATGGTATCCGCAGATCGTCTACAACCAGCATCAGACCGGGCCGGAGGGCATGGTGGTGTTCGTGCCGCCGTTCCGCGATCCGTTCAATTTCAATTATGACCCGATCGTCATGGCGCAGCTCAACGAAGTCGGCTTCGCCATGCATTCGCGCCTGATTTCCGAGGGCAAGGCCGGGTCCGGCACGCGCAGCGCGGCGCCCTATTCGACCTGGCACAATGGCATGGAACGATCGGTCGCCTATTTCCACAACAGCATCGGCCTGCTGACCGAGATCATCGGCGGGCCGACCCCGGCGAAGATCCCGCTGGTGCCATCGACCCAGTTGCCGCGCGGTGACGAGATGATGCCGATCGGCCCGCGCGACTGGCATTTGCAGGATTCGCTCGACTATCAGTGGACGCTGGACCGTGCCGTCATCGACTATGCCTCGCGCAATCGCGAGCGGCTGTTGTTCAACATCTGGAAGATGGGCGCCAACAGCATCGAGAAGGGCAGCAGGGATAGCTGGACCATCACCCCGTCCAAGGTCGACCGGCTGGCCAATGCCAAGGCGCTGGATGAAGGGCGTGGCCCCAAGAAGGTCGATCCCGGCCTTTACAAGACGATGCTGCAAGCCCCGGCCGAGCGTGATCCGCGCGCCTATATCATCCCCGCCGACCAGCGCGACATGCCGACGGCCATCGCCTTCCTCAATGCGCTCATCAAGAATGGCGTCGAGGTGGAGCGGGCCGACGCGCCGTTCCAGGCGGGCGGGAAAAGCTATGCCGCCGGCTCCTACATCGTGCGCACCGACCAGGCCTATCGCCCGCATGTGATCGACATGTTCGAGCCGCAGGACCATCCGCATGACACGGATTTCCCCGGTGGCCCGCCCAAGGCGCCCTATGACATTACCGGCTATACTTTGGCCTATCAGATGGGGATCGGCTTTGATCGGCTGCTCGACGGGCTGGACCAGCATTTCACCCCGGTGCCCGACCTGCTGGCGCCGCCGCCCGGCCGGATCGTGGGGCAGGGCAAGGCGGGCTGGATCGTCGGCCATGAAAGCAACAACAGCTTCATCCTGACCAACCGCCTGTTGAAGGCGGGCGTGCGTCCCGCCTGGCTGAAGCAGGCGGTGAGCGCCGATGGCGAGGCGATGCAGGCCGGCGCGATCTGGATCCCGGCATCGGCCGGCGCGCAGAAGATCGTCGGTGACGCGGTAACGGAGCTGGGCCTGACCGCCCATGCGCTCGATGCCGCGCCGCAGGGCGAACGCATTGCGCTCAAGCCCCTGCGCATCGGCCTGGTCGATCGCTATGGCGGCAATATCCCGACCGGCTGGACCCGCTTCCTGCTGGAGAAGTTCGAATTCCCGTTCGCGCCGGTCTATGCCAAGCGTCTGGATGCGGCCAATCTGGCGAAGGATTATGATGTGTTGCTGTTCGCCGACGGCGCACTGCCCCCGAGCGGTGCCTGGGGAACCGCCCGCGCCGGCAAGCAGCCGGACGTCAAGGACACGCCGGCCGAGTTCGTGCCGATGCTGGGCGATCTGACCGATGCCAAGACGGTGCCGGCGGTCGCGGACTTCGCCCGCAATGGCGGCGCGGTGGTGGCGATCGGCAATTCGGCCCGCTTCATCGACCTGCTAGGCACGCCGCTCAAGCCCGCGCTGGCACGGGAAGTGGAGGGGGCGATGAAGCCGCTCGATACCAAGAGCTTCTTCATCCCCGGATCGATCCTGCGCGCGCGCGTCGATAACCGCCAGCCGTTGGCCTATGGCCTGCCCGACCAGGTGGACATGTTCTTCAACCGCTCGCAGACCTTCGTGACGGCGAATGCCACCCCCTATGGCCAGGTGTCCTGGTTCGAGGGTCGTGATCTGCTGCGCAGCGGCTGGGCCGTGGGACAGGAGAAGCTGGCCGGCACGATCGCCGTCGCCGATGTCGATGTCGGCAAGGGCAAGCTGCTGGTGATGGGGCCGGAAGTGGCGCAGCGCGCCCAATCCTATGGCACGTTCAAATTCCTGTTCAACGCGCTGCTCTATGGCGCGGCCGATCGGAAATAA
- a CDS encoding CIA30 family protein, translated as MRKSVVTALLASAIALPIALHSAASVSAPADGGTVAIVGATIFDGTGAAPAPGTVLIQDGRITAVGADVKVPRGARVINAKGKALLPGFFDVHTHWTAGGSPSTFPQIANAYVAAGVTTVNDFNEAPEAFAPLRAWLGQMNAPHVRFAARISTPGGHGADWADQATTIWVNTPGAGKAAIESLVPYQPDLVKIFSDGWRYGVSPDNTSMDEWTLKATVEAAHVQNWPVLTHTVTVDRGLVAARAGVDSLAHGLQDRPITAEEVAAIKQSGMAMAPTLAVYDPYKRGDVKADDPRLKQTFRKFGFALGNVKALFDAGVPIALGTDAGMPGTPHGPSTLHEMELLVQAGLTPSQALVAGTQTSAKIMRIDADRGTIAVGKRADIVLIDGTPWTDIKDVYKVSQVLIDGKLAYGAGAPALPVANKTDRLPSISVPALIDDFERDDRRSSIDTLRVDTPDGGIDRSVEITQTVPRDEGGKALSLSARMAVKEAAYAGFAIPLSRGSITPAKISGYKGLRFELKGDGAYTVRLNGLDGVWEAQVQGGAGWAAVEVPFSQFKPVERRGKTGPAFTGDGITQVEFGGSRGPGKRMWLQIDNVRFY; from the coding sequence ATGCGTAAATCTGTTGTCACTGCTCTGCTGGCCTCGGCCATCGCCCTGCCGATCGCGCTGCATTCCGCCGCCTCCGTCTCGGCCCCGGCCGATGGCGGCACGGTCGCCATCGTCGGCGCGACCATTTTCGACGGCACTGGCGCGGCGCCCGCGCCCGGCACCGTGCTTATCCAGGATGGCCGCATCACCGCCGTTGGCGCCGATGTGAAGGTGCCGCGCGGCGCCAGGGTCATCAACGCCAAGGGCAAGGCGCTGCTGCCCGGATTCTTCGACGTCCATACCCATTGGACAGCCGGCGGCAGCCCCAGCACCTTCCCGCAGATCGCCAATGCCTATGTCGCGGCCGGCGTGACCACGGTGAATGATTTCAACGAGGCGCCCGAGGCGTTTGCGCCGCTGCGCGCCTGGCTGGGCCAGATGAACGCTCCCCATGTCCGCTTTGCCGCGCGCATCAGCACGCCCGGCGGCCATGGCGCCGACTGGGCCGATCAGGCGACCACCATCTGGGTCAACACGCCCGGCGCCGGCAAGGCCGCGATCGAGAGCCTGGTGCCCTATCAGCCCGATCTGGTGAAGATCTTTTCCGACGGCTGGCGCTATGGCGTGTCGCCCGACAATACCAGCATGGACGAATGGACGCTCAAGGCCACGGTCGAGGCGGCGCACGTCCAGAACTGGCCGGTGCTGACCCACACTGTCACCGTCGATCGCGGCCTGGTCGCGGCGCGGGCGGGCGTGGACTCGCTCGCCCATGGCCTGCAGGACCGGCCGATCACCGCCGAGGAAGTCGCCGCGATCAAGCAGAGCGGCATGGCTATGGCGCCGACGCTGGCGGTCTATGATCCCTATAAGCGCGGCGACGTGAAGGCGGACGATCCGCGCCTGAAGCAGACATTCCGCAAGTTCGGCTTTGCGCTGGGCAATGTGAAGGCGCTGTTCGATGCCGGCGTGCCGATCGCGCTGGGCACCGATGCGGGCATGCCGGGCACGCCGCATGGTCCGTCCACCCTGCACGAGATGGAATTGCTGGTGCAGGCCGGCTTGACGCCGAGCCAGGCGCTGGTCGCCGGCACCCAGACCAGCGCGAAGATCATGCGCATCGACGCCGATCGCGGCACCATCGCGGTCGGCAAGCGCGCCGACATCGTGCTGATCGACGGCACGCCCTGGACCGACATCAAGGATGTCTACAAGGTCTCGCAGGTGCTGATCGACGGCAAGCTGGCCTATGGCGCCGGCGCCCCGGCGCTGCCCGTCGCCAACAAGACCGACCGTCTGCCCTCGATCAGCGTGCCTGCGCTGATCGACGATTTCGAGCGCGACGATCGCCGCTCGTCGATCGACACGCTGCGCGTCGACACGCCCGATGGCGGCATCGACCGGTCGGTCGAGATCACCCAGACGGTGCCGCGCGACGAGGGCGGCAAGGCGCTGTCGCTGTCGGCGCGCATGGCGGTGAAGGAAGCGGCTTATGCCGGCTTTGCCATTCCGCTGAGCCGCGGGTCGATCACCCCGGCGAAGATCAGCGGTTACAAGGGCCTGCGGTTCGAGCTGAAGGGCGACGGCGCCTATACCGTTCGCCTGAACGGCCTGGACGGCGTCTGGGAAGCGCAGGTGCAGGGCGGCGCCGGCTGGGCTGCGGTCGAGGTGCCGTTCAGCCAGTTCAAGCCGGTCGAGCGGCGCGGCAAGACTGGCCCGGCCTTCACCGGTGACGGCATCACCCAAGTCGAGTTCGGCGGATCGCGCGGTCCCGGCAAGCGCATGTGGTTGCAGATCGACAATGTCCGCTTCTACTAA
- a CDS encoding zinc-dependent metalloprotease, with protein MKSLRALPLVALMILSVPAGTALAQPAPAASPAPASLFTLAGGQKIVLPRAGANGVIARYLYTPSIAGGLGAAEIGLDRARLGETQVLLFRKVGNKVLAEFENYRFRALNGDAGEEQAVARSFSNSPIWSGDIVSEDDKGITLDLSGLLMRDAFDVAGRLKATKAGNFKIAPALSYVDPAQSLAFPDNVEFEAALTFTSDEPGRSIERVLPDARGLTVRVHHSFIRLPDANFHTRAHDPRTGTSVQVIRNNYAAALDEPIVTRLVRRFRLEKTDPNAARSAVKKPIIFYVDRAAPQAIRDALKEGAQWWAQAFDAAGFVDAFRVEELPVGANPMDARYNVIAWVHRETRGWSTGTTIVDPRSGEIVRGVVQLGSLRAWQDKLIFEGLAGAAKEGTGASDDPIMLVKARLRQLAVHEVGHALGLSHNFAGSTFENRASVMDYPAPRIAVRDGALDFSDAYATGVGAWDRFAIDWLYRQFPAGTDEKGALDAMTRAVQAKGYRFVADGDTRGDGDAQPWGNMWDDGTDAAAQLTHIMDVRRIALDRFGLDNLPAGAAAADLRRMIVPIYLFHRYQVTAASKLIGGVDYSYAVKGDGHEQALPVDAAQQRAALRALLATLDPAALDLPDRLSPLLSSIQSGMSDRQTDIELLPGRTAAAFDWARAAEVAADGSFIAMLAPERLNRLVAQHAADAGQLSLDEYLGAIDDRVMAAAAPGRQAEIARQVRARYVLRLISLADDKQLSSTAIAIVRAHMESLAGRLGKRGAAADAAHNRYLATMLTASPEERAKLAEPIAPPPPIPPGAPIGSDAECWFCMPAVPATEE; from the coding sequence ATGAAATCGCTGCGCGCGCTGCCGCTTGTCGCCCTGATGATCCTGAGCGTGCCGGCCGGCACCGCGCTGGCCCAGCCCGCGCCGGCGGCAAGTCCGGCCCCGGCCAGCCTGTTCACGCTGGCGGGCGGGCAAAAGATCGTCCTGCCCAGGGCCGGCGCCAATGGCGTCATCGCCCGCTATCTCTACACCCCCTCGATCGCCGGGGGGCTTGGCGCAGCCGAAATCGGCCTGGATCGCGCGCGGCTGGGCGAGACGCAGGTGCTGCTGTTCCGCAAGGTCGGCAACAAGGTGCTGGCCGAGTTCGAGAATTACCGCTTCCGTGCGCTCAACGGCGATGCCGGCGAGGAACAGGCGGTTGCGCGCTCCTTCTCCAATTCGCCGATCTGGTCGGGCGATATTGTCAGCGAAGATGACAAGGGCATCACGCTCGACCTGTCCGGCCTGCTGATGCGCGATGCCTTTGACGTCGCCGGACGGCTGAAGGCGACCAAGGCCGGCAATTTCAAGATTGCGCCGGCGCTGTCCTATGTCGATCCGGCGCAGAGCCTGGCCTTCCCGGACAATGTCGAGTTCGAGGCGGCGCTGACCTTCACCAGCGACGAGCCGGGACGCAGCATCGAGCGGGTGTTGCCCGATGCGCGCGGGCTGACGGTGCGGGTGCATCACAGCTTCATCCGCCTGCCCGACGCCAATTTCCACACCCGCGCCCATGACCCGCGCACCGGCACATCGGTCCAGGTCATCCGCAACAATTATGCCGCCGCGCTGGACGAGCCGATCGTCACCCGGCTGGTCCGCCGGTTCCGGCTGGAAAAGACCGATCCCAATGCCGCGCGTTCGGCGGTCAAGAAGCCGATCATCTTCTATGTCGACCGCGCCGCGCCGCAAGCGATCCGCGATGCGCTGAAGGAAGGCGCGCAATGGTGGGCGCAGGCGTTCGACGCCGCTGGCTTCGTCGACGCCTTCCGGGTCGAGGAACTGCCGGTCGGCGCCAATCCGATGGACGCGCGCTACAATGTCATCGCCTGGGTCCATCGCGAGACGCGCGGCTGGTCGACCGGCACCACGATCGTCGATCCGCGCAGCGGCGAAATCGTGCGCGGCGTGGTGCAGTTGGGATCGCTGCGGGCCTGGCAGGACAAGCTGATCTTCGAGGGGCTGGCCGGCGCGGCGAAGGAGGGCACCGGCGCCAGCGACGACCCGATCATGCTGGTCAAGGCGCGGCTGCGCCAGCTCGCCGTGCATGAGGTCGGCCATGCGCTGGGCCTGTCGCACAATTTCGCCGGTTCGACCTTCGAGAACCGGGCGTCGGTGATGGACTATCCCGCGCCGCGCATCGCCGTGCGCGACGGGGCGCTCGACTTTTCCGACGCCTATGCCACCGGCGTCGGCGCCTGGGACAGGTTCGCGATCGACTGGCTCTATCGCCAGTTCCCGGCCGGCACCGACGAGAAGGGGGCGCTCGACGCCATGACCCGCGCGGTCCAGGCCAAGGGCTATCGCTTTGTCGCCGATGGTGACACACGCGGCGATGGCGATGCCCAGCCCTGGGGCAATATGTGGGATGACGGCACGGATGCCGCCGCGCAGCTCACCCATATCATGGATGTGCGCCGGATCGCGCTCGACCGCTTCGGCCTCGACAATCTGCCGGCCGGGGCGGCCGCCGCCGACCTGCGCCGGATGATCGTGCCGATCTATCTGTTCCACCGTTACCAAGTGACGGCCGCGTCGAAGCTGATTGGCGGGGTGGATTACAGCTATGCGGTGAAGGGCGACGGCCATGAGCAGGCGCTGCCGGTCGACGCCGCGCAGCAGCGGGCGGCGCTGCGCGCCCTGCTCGCGACGCTCGATCCTGCCGCGCTCGATCTGCCCGATCGCCTGTCACCTTTGCTGTCATCGATCCAGTCGGGCATGAGCGACCGCCAGACCGACATCGAACTGCTGCCCGGCCGCACCGCCGCCGCCTTCGACTGGGCGCGCGCGGCCGAAGTGGCGGCCGACGGCAGCTTCATCGCGATGCTGGCGCCCGAGCGGCTCAACCGGCTGGTGGCGCAGCATGCCGCCGATGCCGGCCAGCTCTCGCTCGACGAATATCTGGGCGCGATCGACGATCGGGTGATGGCCGCCGCGGCACCCGGCCGGCAGGCGGAAATCGCGCGGCAGGTTCGTGCCCGCTATGTCCTGCGCCTCATCAGCCTGGCCGACGACAAGCAATTGTCGTCGACCGCGATCGCCATCGTGCGGGCCCATATGGAGAGCCTGGCCGGGCGTCTGGGCAAGCGCGGCGCCGCCGCCGATGCCGCGCATAACCGCTATCTCGCCACAATGCTGACGGCCTCGCCCGAGGAGCGCGCCAAGCTGGCCGAGCCGATCGCGCCGCCGCCGCCGATCCCGCCGGGCGCGCCGATCGGCAGCGATGCCGAATGCTGGTTCTGCATGCCGGCGGTGCCGGCGACCGAAGAATAA
- a CDS encoding TonB-dependent receptor domain-containing protein translates to MGVYRNKGACAASLIAMGWAMAAGSALAQDAAPAADAADGIVVVGSQIKGAKINEALPVTVVSTDEIKSAAAVSGDELFRSIPQFGDVQFNSQYLPGSSNGARGDVGSLDLRSLGIGNTLVLLNGRRVVAHPTSQANDQLVPVLSYNTNAIPVNGLERLEVLRDGAAAIYGADAVAGVVNTVLKTDYQGAELSLQYGGAEGTGLREFNANGVIGTNFAENRGNITLFGSYDHGTGLDSTEQYYTESSDRRGLFEGTAFEGSTSLDGRSTTTPFANLRTYGNRAVTINGTSLTNASGQFHVQPTSSAGCVAAIGNDRCIQNGTMATTGADRDLRYDSLAQGTSIMPRLNRLNLFMTGHYDISDDVTFFAEAGFYRSKTKAQQSPVATLSSIPIYVPASNYWNPLGQAVFANGTVNPNRLAGTNAPTEGLPLTINNYLFDDFGPMNVTVTNQQYRLLAGLRGEFNGFNWESAVSYSEAWARDVSDNISRTKLQEYLSLSTPDAYNIFGTSVNSQSTIDAMREELVRYTKSTLATYDFRISKSDLFTLPGGNVGFAAGIEARRETQLDDRDPRIDGTITYTDPLTGAVSGDFVNSALNNDTSGHREVFGAYAEFAVPLVSPEMDIPLVRSLDLQLAGRYEHYSDFGDVAVPKIAGAWEVVRGIRFRGSWAKSFRAPNLEQTNATVVTRANSRTDYIMCEADVRAGRITDFSQCSRAQTTSARRSGNPDLDPERAKTLSFGVVLEPPLPDGMGHLTFTTDWWRVRQTGLVGIFGEGNALILDYLLRKQGSSNPNVIRAAATASDVEAFAGTGLTPAGEVLYVLDQYTNLQPQTVKGLDFNLTYRTPETSVGSFNFAVNASHFLKYYQEPSPGIAELLAAQDAGDIDAAVNISGGRSLLQLDRKPKWRGSASLTWSLNNVTVGAFAQYTGKVYDTGLIDADGDYWTVKATTTANLYGQYRFTEGSLSGTSMRIGVRNLFDKAPPLSSSGYQGQLYSPLRRYWYLNVSHKF, encoded by the coding sequence ATGGGTGTGTATCGGAACAAGGGAGCCTGCGCGGCGAGCCTGATCGCCATGGGATGGGCCATGGCCGCAGGCAGCGCATTGGCGCAGGACGCCGCCCCGGCGGCGGATGCAGCGGACGGCATCGTCGTCGTCGGCTCGCAGATCAAGGGCGCCAAGATCAATGAGGCGCTGCCGGTCACGGTGGTATCGACCGACGAGATCAAGAGCGCGGCCGCCGTATCGGGCGACGAACTGTTCCGTTCGATCCCGCAATTTGGCGACGTCCAGTTCAACAGCCAATATCTGCCCGGCAGCTCCAACGGCGCGCGCGGCGACGTCGGTTCGCTCGACCTGCGCAGCCTGGGCATCGGCAACACGCTGGTGCTGCTGAACGGCCGCCGTGTCGTTGCCCACCCGACCAGCCAGGCGAACGACCAGCTGGTGCCGGTGCTGAGCTACAACACCAATGCCATCCCGGTGAACGGGCTGGAGCGGCTGGAAGTGCTGCGTGACGGCGCGGCCGCCATTTACGGCGCGGACGCGGTGGCGGGCGTGGTCAACACCGTGCTCAAGACCGATTATCAGGGCGCGGAACTGTCGCTGCAATATGGCGGCGCGGAAGGCACCGGCCTGCGCGAGTTCAACGCCAATGGCGTGATCGGCACCAACTTTGCCGAAAATCGCGGCAACATCACCCTGTTCGGCAGCTATGATCATGGCACCGGCCTGGATTCGACCGAGCAATATTATACCGAGTCCTCCGATCGCCGCGGCCTGTTCGAAGGCACCGCGTTCGAAGGCTCGACCTCGCTCGATGGCCGGTCGACCACCACGCCCTTCGCCAACCTGCGCACCTATGGCAATCGGGCGGTGACCATCAACGGCACGTCCCTGACCAACGCATCGGGCCAGTTCCATGTGCAGCCCACCAGCAGCGCTGGTTGCGTCGCCGCGATCGGCAATGATCGCTGCATCCAGAACGGCACGATGGCGACCACCGGTGCTGACCGCGACCTGCGTTATGACTCGCTGGCGCAGGGCACGTCGATCATGCCGCGCCTCAACCGCCTCAACCTGTTCATGACCGGCCATTATGACATCAGCGACGATGTCACCTTCTTCGCCGAAGCCGGCTTCTATCGCAGCAAGACCAAGGCGCAGCAGAGCCCGGTCGCGACGCTGAGCTCGATCCCGATCTATGTGCCGGCAAGCAATTACTGGAACCCGCTGGGCCAGGCCGTGTTCGCCAACGGCACCGTCAATCCCAACCGCCTGGCCGGCACCAACGCCCCGACCGAAGGCCTGCCGCTCACCATCAACAATTATCTGTTCGATGACTTCGGTCCGATGAACGTCACCGTGACCAACCAGCAATATCGCTTGCTGGCCGGCCTGCGCGGCGAGTTCAACGGCTTCAACTGGGAAAGTGCGGTCAGCTATTCCGAAGCCTGGGCCCGCGACGTCAGCGACAATATCAGCCGTACCAAGCTGCAGGAATATCTGTCGCTCTCGACCCCGGACGCCTACAACATCTTCGGCACGTCGGTGAACAGCCAGTCGACCATCGACGCGATGCGCGAGGAGCTGGTCCGCTATACCAAGTCGACCCTGGCGACCTATGACTTCCGCATTTCCAAGAGCGACCTCTTCACCCTGCCGGGTGGCAATGTCGGCTTTGCCGCCGGTATCGAGGCACGGCGCGAGACCCAGCTTGACGATCGCGATCCGCGCATCGACGGCACCATCACCTACACCGATCCGCTGACCGGCGCGGTCTCGGGCGACTTCGTCAACTCCGCGCTCAACAACGACACCAGCGGCCATCGCGAAGTGTTCGGCGCCTATGCGGAATTTGCCGTGCCGCTGGTTTCGCCGGAAATGGACATTCCGCTGGTGCGCAGCCTGGATCTCCAGCTGGCCGGCCGCTACGAACATTATAGCGATTTCGGCGATGTCGCCGTGCCCAAGATCGCCGGTGCCTGGGAAGTGGTGCGCGGCATCCGCTTCCGTGGCTCCTGGGCCAAGTCGTTCCGCGCCCCGAACCTGGAGCAGACCAACGCGACGGTCGTGACGCGCGCGAACAGCCGCACCGACTATATCATGTGCGAGGCGGATGTCCGCGCCGGCCGCATTACCGACTTCTCGCAATGTTCGCGGGCGCAGACCACCTCGGCCCGGCGCTCGGGTAACCCGGATCTCGATCCTGAACGGGCAAAGACCCTGTCCTTCGGCGTCGTGCTGGAGCCGCCGCTGCCCGACGGCATGGGTCATCTGACCTTCACCACTGACTGGTGGCGGGTGCGCCAGACCGGGCTGGTCGGCATTTTCGGCGAAGGCAATGCGCTGATCCTCGACTATCTGCTGCGCAAGCAGGGTTCGAGCAATCCGAACGTGATCCGCGCCGCGGCGACCGCTTCGGATGTCGAAGCCTTTGCCGGCACCGGCCTGACCCCGGCGGGCGAGGTTCTCTACGTCCTCGATCAATATACCAATTTGCAGCCGCAGACGGTGAAGGGTCTGGACTTCAACCTGACCTATCGCACGCCTGAAACCAGCGTCGGCAGCTTCAACTTCGCGGTCAATGCGTCGCACTTCCTGAAATATTATCAGGAACCCTCGCCGGGCATCGCCGAACTGCTGGCGGCGCAGGACGCGGGCGACATCGATGCCGCCGTCAACATCTCGGGCGGCCGCAGCCTGTTGCAGCTCGACCGCAAGCCCAAGTGGCGCGGTTCGGCCTCGCTCACCTGGTCGCTCAACAATGTGACGGTCGGCGCCTTCGCCCAATATACCGGCAAGGTCTATGACACCGGCCTGATCGATGCGGACGGCGATTACTGGACGGTCAAGGCGACCACCACGGCGAACCTCTATGGCCAGTATCGCTTCACCGAGGGATCGCTGAGCGGCACCAGCATGCGCATCGGTGTGCGCAACCTGTTCGACAAGGCGCCGCCGCTGTCGTCCAGTGGCTATCAGGGCCAGCTTTATTCGCCGCTGCGTCGCTATTGGTACTTGAACGTCAGCCACAAATTCTGA